GATCACCGGGATTGAATTTCCGCAAATACGATAAATTTAAACCTTAAAAACATGACTACACGCCGCGAATTTATTGGTAACACCGGAAAAGCAATGATTGCCGGTGGATTAGTTACCTTAGCTGAAAATGAAGATCCCGTTATGTTAGAAAACAAGTTCATTCACCACGTTTATTTCTGGTTAAAGAATACCGATAGCAAAGAAGACCGCGCCAAACTGCTGGAAGGGCTGCATAAGCTCTCGAAAGTAAAGACCATCAAAACCTTTCATATTGGTCAGCCGGCCGATACCAACCGCGATGTAATTGAACGGGGATACGTGTTTTCGTGGTTTTGTTTGTTCGATAATGGCGCCGACCAGGCCAGCTACCAGGTAGATCCTATTCACCTGAAATTTGTTGAAGACTATTCACACTTATGGAGCAAGGTGATCGTGTACGATTCTGTAGATGCTAAATAACGGGCGCCCATGAACGGATACTTATTGCGGGAGCAGGCTTATACTGCCGGTGAAGCAACTTTTATTGATTGTATCAACGAGATAAACAAATACGCGGTTGCTTTTGAAGACGATACCGATACCGGGTATTTTTATGCGTTTGTACTGGATGCCGAAGGAAAGCAACTGGTACTGGATGCGTTGCATATTTACAATATCGAGGAGGTGCCGGAGGAAAAGCGAAAAGGTATTATCAGGATGGTGTGGTCGAAAGACTGGCAGCGGTGCGCCCTGGTGATCAATAATTATTGCCACGCCATTTTTGATTTTGAAAATCATGGTGGCTATTGCCGCAATGAGTTTCCACCCCCCAATGAATTCTGGACGAAAGGGGAAAGAACGCTCACCAATGAAATGGTAGCGGCCCTGTTCCAATAAAAATGTCTGATTCCCCTTATTCCGCCAATGGCGCCTTTCTGGCGGTTTTCAAAGCCTCAACCGCGGGTTGATTCAATTGCCTTGGTTGCAACGACCTGGTGGTTGAAAGCATGTTCCACATGGTGGTGAAATCGCCTTCCAGTTTCAGGTCTTTAATCAGGCGGTATAAGCGTTGTTGCAGCTTTTCGCCCGACCATCTTTTTGCATAACCCGGTAATTCAAACTCCCAGATGTCGGTAAACTCCCAGGGATGGAAGTATAAGCACAGGTAACCGTCTTTATGAAGGGCTTTTATGGCCAGGTTTTTAAATGCGCTGTAAGGCATGTTTTTAAAGGCCAGCCAAAACAGCGGTATCCGCAGGCGCGGACTTACAGATGCCGGTACGCGCAGCATATTCTGATCGGTGTATATGGTGCGGGGCAGGTGAAGATCGTTATAGCGGCCTGGTATTAAAGTAGGGTTGATAGAAGA
The Niastella koreensis GR20-10 genome window above contains:
- a CDS encoding Dabb family protein, producing the protein MTTRREFIGNTGKAMIAGGLVTLAENEDPVMLENKFIHHVYFWLKNTDSKEDRAKLLEGLHKLSKVKTIKTFHIGQPADTNRDVIERGYVFSWFCLFDNGADQASYQVDPIHLKFVEDYSHLWSKVIVYDSVDAK
- a CDS encoding DUF2251 domain-containing protein, which produces MNGYLLREQAYTAGEATFIDCINEINKYAVAFEDDTDTGYFYAFVLDAEGKQLVLDALHIYNIEEVPEEKRKGIIRMVWSKDWQRCALVINNYCHAIFDFENHGGYCRNEFPPPNEFWTKGERTLTNEMVAALFQ
- a CDS encoding polysaccharide deacetylase family protein — protein: MSLQRYILMSFDVEEFDMPLEYNQNLSIEEQMEIGFKGLQSTMAIVNGANAACTFFTTANFASWHPESIRQISRKHEIASHTFFHSRYKTEDLLQSRLELEDITNQPVYGLRMPRLKKVPMSDVIDAGYSYDSSINPTLIPGRYNDLHLPRTIYTDQNMLRVPASVSPRLRIPLFWLAFKNMPYSAFKNLAIKALHKDGYLCLYFHPWEFTDIWEFELPGYAKRWSGEKLQQRLYRLIKDLKLEGDFTTMWNMLSTTRSLQPRQLNQPAVEALKTARKAPLAE